The following are from one region of the Abiotrophia defectiva ATCC 49176 genome:
- the sufD gene encoding Fe-S cluster assembly protein SufD: protein MTSKHYLDQMQALATFATLPDWFHAIQNQAHSVWQDLQLPVIERVKYHRWPLLSQEVVAPQTIEEPLLYGLDAALAEQDHLSGQIVHVGNHTLVESLDQDLVDQGVIVTDLFQALADYPDLVKEHLFSVIGAHEDQIEAYHTAFMNGGLFIYVPRNVAVTLPLEALLVQDSRYDQAFNKHVLIVLEQGGSLDYVERIETYGDKPNSATYFVEVVVKAGAQIKYSAVDTLGAKSHAYIKRYAQTARDAKIDWAIGELNDGNVILDLDTYLNGDGSESQVQIVGISTGKQIQGIDSKVVNRGNHSVGDILQHGVILDRATLTFNGIGLIEKYAKGADAQQESRVLMLSEKARGDANPILLIEEFEVTAGHAASVGQVDEEQLYYLMSRGLSREAAEYLVVRGFLGPVIVQMPSAEIRRQLVEIIDRKLSGLEGSQED from the coding sequence ATGACTAGCAAACATTATTTAGACCAGATGCAGGCTTTGGCTACCTTTGCCACCCTGCCTGACTGGTTCCACGCTATTCAAAATCAAGCCCATTCAGTCTGGCAGGATTTGCAGTTACCAGTGATTGAGCGGGTTAAGTATCATCGTTGGCCCCTCCTATCCCAAGAAGTAGTAGCGCCACAAACCATAGAGGAACCGCTGCTCTATGGTCTAGATGCAGCTTTGGCTGAGCAAGATCACCTGAGTGGGCAGATTGTGCATGTGGGTAATCATACTCTAGTGGAAAGTTTGGATCAAGACCTAGTTGATCAAGGGGTAATCGTGACGGATTTGTTCCAGGCTCTTGCAGATTATCCTGACCTAGTTAAGGAACATCTATTTTCGGTGATTGGCGCCCATGAAGACCAAATAGAAGCCTATCATACTGCCTTCATGAATGGGGGACTCTTCATCTATGTGCCAAGAAATGTAGCTGTGACTTTGCCGCTTGAAGCTCTCTTGGTTCAAGACAGTCGCTATGATCAAGCCTTCAACAAGCATGTCCTGATTGTGCTTGAACAGGGGGGAAGTTTAGATTATGTTGAGCGTATAGAAACTTATGGTGATAAACCAAACTCTGCCACCTATTTTGTTGAAGTAGTAGTTAAGGCTGGCGCACAGATTAAGTATTCAGCAGTCGATACCCTAGGGGCAAAAAGCCATGCCTACATTAAGCGTTACGCCCAAACAGCACGCGATGCCAAAATTGATTGGGCCATCGGTGAACTTAATGACGGTAATGTCATCTTAGACTTAGATACCTACCTCAATGGTGATGGTTCTGAATCTCAAGTGCAGATTGTTGGTATTTCAACTGGCAAGCAAATCCAAGGTATTGATTCTAAGGTGGTCAACCGCGGTAATCATTCTGTCGGGGATATTCTGCAACATGGGGTTATCTTGGACCGGGCAACCTTGACCTTCAACGGGATTGGGCTGATTGAAAAATACGCCAAGGGCGCCGATGCTCAGCAGGAAAGCCGAGTACTCATGTTATCTGAGAAGGCTCGAGGCGATGCCAACCCTATCCTTTTAATCGAAGAATTTGAAGTGACCGCAGGGCACGCAGCTTCTGTAGGTCAAGTAGATGAAGAACAACTTTATTATCTGATGAGCCGAGGCTTAAGCCGTGAAGCTGCTGAGTACTTAGTAGTACGTGGTTTCTTAGGCCCAGTTATTGTGCAAATGCCTTCGGCAGAAATCAGACGACAGTTAGTAGAAATTATAGACCGTAAATTAAGTGGTTTAGAAGGTAGCCAGGAAGATTAA
- a CDS encoding Asp23/Gls24 family envelope stress response protein, which translates to MTQENSHFEPQTVAPLGEINITTGVLEAIAAKAVSEVEGVYQLHKSFQTEVGGFFGMNPDRVGARVRRDDSEIAIDVKIDLKYGYSVPEVAMKVQQKVKEQIFFMTDLVVQEVNVHVASIQTEASQAVDYLHLDETDGE; encoded by the coding sequence ATGACCCAAGAAAACAGTCATTTTGAACCACAAACAGTGGCACCCTTAGGGGAAATCAACATCACAACGGGTGTTCTTGAAGCCATTGCAGCTAAGGCTGTAAGCGAAGTAGAAGGAGTCTACCAACTCCACAAGTCCTTCCAAACAGAAGTAGGTGGATTCTTTGGTATGAATCCTGATCGGGTAGGTGCCCGTGTTCGCCGCGATGATTCAGAAATTGCCATTGATGTTAAAATCGACCTTAAATACGGTTATTCTGTACCTGAAGTAGCCATGAAGGTTCAACAAAAAGTTAAAGAACAAATCTTCTTCATGACAGACTTAGTTGTTCAAGAAGTCAATGTCCATGTTGCTAGCATCCAAACAGAAGCTAGTCAGGCAGTGGATTATCTCCATTTAGATGAAACTGATGGTGAGTAG
- the nusB gene encoding transcription antitermination factor NusB: protein MSNRHQVREKAVQTIFQLIRPQVPVSLDQACTFALEAGNDPEAGFEGSDAYLDRLVQGVNQTAEELDQRISHYLAEDWTLERLARIDLAILRVAFYELLYVSEDEVPSKVAVNEAVELAKTFSDDKSKQFINGVLAGLLKDLKK, encoded by the coding sequence ATGAGCAATCGACACCAAGTTCGGGAGAAGGCTGTTCAGACCATCTTCCAACTCATACGACCTCAAGTACCTGTCAGCCTAGACCAAGCTTGTACCTTCGCTCTTGAAGCAGGTAACGACCCTGAAGCTGGATTTGAAGGCTCTGATGCCTACTTGGACCGCCTTGTTCAGGGTGTCAATCAAACAGCTGAAGAGTTAGACCAACGTATTAGTCATTATCTAGCTGAAGACTGGACTTTGGAACGCTTGGCGCGGATTGACCTAGCCATTCTACGTGTCGCTTTCTACGAATTGCTCTATGTGAGTGAGGACGAAGTGCCAAGCAAGGTAGCGGTCAATGAAGCGGTAGAGCTAGCCAAGACCTTTAGCGATGACAAATCCAAGCAATTCATTAATGGTGTACTAGCAGGTTTACTTAAAGACCTAAAAAAATAA
- a CDS encoding DNA-directed RNA polymerase subunit epsilon: protein MIFKVTYQPNTQQVPTRENTQTLYIEAASKGEARELIAKYTPYNVEFVQELSPAHLAYEQESNPDFEVSVF, encoded by the coding sequence ATGATTTTTAAAGTAACATATCAACCCAATACCCAACAAGTTCCTACTCGGGAAAATACCCAAACCCTTTATATAGAAGCTGCTAGCAAAGGGGAAGCACGGGAATTGATTGCTAAGTATACACCATACAATGTGGAGTTCGTCCAAGAATTATCACCTGCTCATTTAGCTTATGAGCAAGAGTCCAACCCGGACTTCGAAGTGTCGGTGTTCTAG
- a CDS encoding Xaa-Pro peptidase family protein produces MSRIEKVRVQLAAQGLDALVVTNLKNIRYLANFTGTTAALIITSDQAIFVTDFRYVQQASKQAPDFTLLQNKKEIFAEINDFLVAHKVQKVGIEADEMTVSTYLRIKDFFGPEVVPTQGLIEKIREIKDADELATMKKACEITDQAFSHILTFIKPGVTEIEVANELERYLKTLGASAMSFDTIIASGLRSAMPHGVASDKVIEEGDVVTLDFGCYYQGYSSDMTRTIAVGSIDPKLEEIYHVVLDAHNLVNQKAKAGMTGAELDAIARDYISEKGYGQYFGHSLGHGVGLDIHEAPGVNAKNDQPVEVGMVITNEPGIYIEGLGGVRIEDDLVVHPDHVELLNRSPKELIILEV; encoded by the coding sequence ATGTCACGTATTGAAAAAGTAAGAGTTCAGCTCGCTGCACAAGGCTTAGATGCCTTGGTAGTGACTAACTTAAAAAATATTCGCTACTTAGCTAATTTTACAGGGACGACTGCGGCCTTGATTATTACGTCAGATCAAGCCATTTTCGTAACTGATTTCCGTTATGTGCAGCAAGCAAGTAAGCAAGCACCAGATTTTACTTTGTTACAAAACAAAAAGGAAATCTTTGCTGAAATTAATGACTTCTTAGTTGCCCATAAGGTTCAGAAAGTCGGGATTGAAGCGGACGAAATGACCGTTTCTACTTATCTTCGCATTAAGGATTTCTTTGGTCCAGAAGTGGTACCAACTCAGGGCTTAATTGAGAAAATCCGCGAAATTAAAGACGCAGACGAATTGGCAACTATGAAGAAGGCCTGCGAGATTACCGACCAAGCCTTCAGCCATATTCTGACCTTCATTAAGCCAGGTGTCACTGAGATTGAGGTGGCTAACGAATTAGAACGTTACCTCAAAACCTTAGGAGCTAGTGCCATGTCCTTTGATACCATTATCGCTAGTGGCTTACGTTCTGCTATGCCTCATGGGGTAGCCTCTGACAAGGTGATTGAAGAAGGCGATGTAGTGACCTTAGACTTCGGTTGCTACTACCAAGGTTATTCTTCCGATATGACCCGGACTATTGCGGTCGGATCGATTGATCCAAAACTGGAAGAAATTTACCATGTTGTGCTTGATGCCCATAACTTGGTAAACCAAAAAGCGAAAGCTGGTATGACAGGGGCGGAACTAGACGCTATCGCGCGTGACTACATCAGTGAAAAAGGTTATGGCCAATACTTCGGCCATAGTTTGGGTCACGGTGTTGGTTTGGACATTCATGAAGCGCCAGGCGTTAATGCCAAGAATGACCAACCAGTGGAAGTTGGTATGGTCATTACCAATGAGCCCGGTATTTATATCGAAGGCTTAGGTGGTGTACGGATTGAAGACGACTTAGTAGTTCATCCAGACCATGTAGAATTGCTAAACCGCAGTCCAAAAGAATTGATTATTTTAGAAGTTTAA
- a CDS encoding ECF transporter S component yields MNQTKTAFHRRLVGYIEIGLFAALIYFAITYLKIQMPSRTMVHAGNALVVLSVLLLGFKRGSIASFLGLFIFDVLNGFAASVAFTLLEAALVLVTVNAVYTYVFKKRDTRFNLVAVSIVAGLVKIVSRPVSIVAQQLVLGSSWNAAMAKVVEKMPATFFTAIVTAFLVGVLYYPMKRAIERFHPIGE; encoded by the coding sequence ATGAATCAAACAAAAACAGCCTTTCACCGTCGCTTAGTAGGCTATATCGAAATTGGCTTATTCGCAGCACTTATCTATTTTGCGATTACTTATTTAAAAATTCAAATGCCGAGTAGAACCATGGTTCATGCCGGCAATGCCTTGGTTGTTTTATCCGTCTTACTGCTAGGCTTCAAGCGTGGTTCTATTGCTTCCTTTTTGGGTCTTTTCATCTTCGATGTGCTCAATGGATTTGCTGCTTCTGTCGCCTTTACGCTTTTGGAAGCAGCTCTGGTTCTTGTCACGGTTAATGCAGTCTACACCTATGTATTTAAGAAACGTGATACGCGCTTTAACCTTGTTGCGGTTTCCATTGTGGCTGGTTTAGTCAAGATTGTCAGCCGGCCAGTCTCCATTGTGGCGCAACAATTGGTTTTAGGTTCTAGCTGGAATGCAGCCATGGCAAAAGTAGTCGAGAAGATGCCGGCCACCTTCTTCACGGCTATCGTAACGGCTTTTTTAGTAGGGGTTCTCTACTATCCAATGAAGCGTGCGATTGAACGTTTCCATCCAATTGGCGAATAG
- the smpB gene encoding SsrA-binding protein SmpB, which translates to MSQDKPLAQNRKARHDYEILETYEAGMVLTGTEIKSIRKGKMNLKDGFISIRDGEAWLKQVHISPYDHGNIFNHDPERDRKLLLHKKEIQTLHREVQQNRMTLVPLKVYLVRGRAKLLFGLARGKNKYDKRHALKDQQAKRDIDRALKIR; encoded by the coding sequence ATGTCGCAAGATAAGCCTTTAGCTCAGAATCGTAAGGCGCGTCATGATTATGAGATTCTCGAAACCTATGAGGCAGGCATGGTCTTAACCGGGACAGAGATTAAGTCCATTCGCAAGGGCAAGATGAACCTCAAGGATGGCTTTATCTCCATTCGTGACGGGGAGGCCTGGCTGAAGCAAGTCCATATTAGCCCCTATGACCATGGTAATATTTTTAACCATGATCCGGAGCGTGACCGTAAGCTCTTGCTTCATAAGAAAGAGATTCAGACTCTACACCGCGAAGTTCAACAAAACCGGATGACCCTAGTACCACTGAAGGTTTATCTGGTAAGAGGACGGGCCAAATTACTCTTTGGTCTTGCGCGTGGTAAGAACAAGTATGATAAGCGTCATGCCCTCAAGGACCAACAGGCCAAACGGGATATTGACCGCGCCCTTAAAATCAGATAA
- a CDS encoding SufS family cysteine desulfurase: MPEKITSPSPWAKDFPILKQKVHGQDLIYFDNAATSQKPQLVLDRLADYYLQDNANIHRGVHSLANRATQDYEAARQRVADFMGAKPQDIIFTSGTTAGLNFLADRWIGPSLQPGDQIGLTYLEHHSNLVPWQALAQERGATLSYLPLTEDHYLDLVALEASDWSKLKVITIHHVSNVLGISQDIAALTAWAKPRGIKVIVDGAQAVAHFPVDVESLGVDAYCWSGHKLYGPTGIGICYLKQEHHDTCQPFFYGGEMVHQVGDYQTDYAVAPQKFEGGTPPIAQAIGLAAAIEWLSTIGWRDIETHESHLTLELVRGLQAIPDLEVYGHGHGIVTFNIVGVHPHDAATAYDLEGIALRAGHHCAQPLMRRLGQTATLRASMALYNNTQEVARFIEVTKAVKEFF; this comes from the coding sequence ATGCCAGAAAAGATTACTAGCCCATCACCATGGGCTAAGGACTTTCCCATACTCAAGCAAAAGGTCCATGGCCAAGACTTGATTTATTTTGATAATGCGGCGACTAGTCAGAAGCCACAGCTTGTCTTGGATCGCTTGGCTGATTACTATCTCCAAGACAATGCCAATATCCATCGTGGGGTCCATAGCCTGGCCAACCGAGCCACTCAAGACTATGAAGCAGCCCGCCAGAGAGTAGCTGACTTCATGGGTGCCAAGCCGCAAGATATTATTTTTACCAGTGGGACTACTGCGGGTTTGAATTTTCTGGCAGACCGTTGGATAGGACCAAGTTTACAGCCAGGAGACCAAATTGGGCTGACTTATTTGGAACATCATTCCAATCTAGTGCCTTGGCAAGCGCTAGCCCAAGAGCGGGGTGCTACCCTCTCTTATCTACCTCTGACGGAGGATCATTACTTGGATTTAGTGGCCCTAGAAGCGAGTGACTGGTCCAAGCTCAAGGTCATTACCATCCACCATGTTTCCAATGTCTTGGGTATTTCTCAGGATATAGCTGCTTTAACAGCCTGGGCTAAACCACGAGGCATTAAGGTCATCGTTGATGGTGCCCAGGCGGTTGCCCATTTTCCAGTAGATGTAGAAAGCCTAGGAGTCGATGCCTACTGTTGGAGTGGCCATAAGCTCTACGGCCCGACTGGAATTGGCATTTGCTACCTCAAGCAAGAACATCATGACACTTGCCAGCCATTTTTCTATGGCGGTGAAATGGTCCATCAAGTAGGAGATTACCAAACAGACTACGCGGTCGCCCCACAGAAATTCGAAGGGGGGACGCCGCCTATTGCTCAAGCCATTGGCTTGGCAGCTGCCATTGAATGGCTGTCTACTATCGGATGGCGGGATATTGAGACCCATGAGAGTCATCTGACGCTAGAACTAGTAAGAGGCTTACAGGCTATTCCGGATCTGGAAGTTTATGGTCATGGTCATGGTATTGTGACCTTCAATATTGTGGGTGTCCATCCCCATGATGCGGCGACGGCCTATGATTTAGAAGGGATTGCCCTGCGAGCAGGCCACCATTGTGCCCAGCCTTTGATGCGCCGCTTAGGTCAGACGGCGACTCTGCGGGCCAGTATGGCGCTCTATAATAATACGCAAGAGGTCGCACGTTTTATTGAGGTTACCAAAGCAGTGAAGGAGTTTTTCTGA
- a CDS encoding bifunctional hydroxymethylpyrimidine kinase/phosphomethylpyrimidine kinase: protein MASILVVNDIPGTGQVAGLTNLAVLNAAGYEVTLLPTVYLTHHTGRWPVYRESLDAAFSASLMAWRQVKFQAIVTGYFGNASQIHQFVNWYKHYQSDTFLVVDPIMGDRGQLYTGLDQDYVTAMQELVALADYALPNLTEAYLLAGLDAELVKTQEDKQALETLANLEYKQKSWVITGIEVDDQIGVAFESNQEAWTQRQNCHLFGTGDFFTSCFLACQVGGLSLEATCQWCVDLVGRAVENQGLSQAIARQELYYQPYLPFISKTLRKEDSL from the coding sequence ATGGCAAGTATTTTGGTAGTGAATGATATTCCTGGCACTGGCCAGGTGGCTGGTTTAACGAATTTGGCTGTATTGAATGCAGCTGGTTACGAAGTGACCCTCCTGCCTACAGTTTACTTAACCCACCATACTGGACGTTGGCCAGTCTATCGCGAGAGTTTGGATGCAGCCTTTTCCGCCTCTTTAATGGCTTGGCGGCAGGTCAAGTTCCAGGCTATCGTGACCGGATATTTTGGCAATGCCAGCCAGATTCACCAATTTGTTAACTGGTATAAACATTACCAATCCGACACCTTTTTGGTGGTGGACCCTATCATGGGAGATCGTGGTCAGCTTTATACCGGATTGGATCAGGATTATGTTACAGCTATGCAAGAACTGGTTGCCTTAGCCGACTATGCCCTGCCGAATTTGACGGAGGCCTATCTCTTAGCTGGCCTAGATGCTGAGTTAGTTAAGACTCAGGAAGATAAGCAAGCTCTAGAGACTTTGGCTAATCTTGAATATAAGCAAAAGTCTTGGGTCATCACAGGGATTGAAGTGGATGACCAGATTGGGGTGGCTTTTGAGTCTAATCAAGAGGCTTGGACTCAGCGCCAAAATTGCCATTTGTTTGGCACGGGGGACTTCTTCACTTCTTGTTTCCTAGCCTGCCAGGTAGGTGGCTTATCTCTAGAAGCGACATGCCAATGGTGTGTTGACCTGGTTGGTCGTGCAGTAGAAAACCAGGGGTTAAGCCAAGCTATAGCTCGCCAGGAGCTTTATTATCAGCCTTATTTACCTTTTATCAGCAAAACCTTAAGAAAAGAGGACTCATTATGA
- the rnjA gene encoding ribonuclease J1, translating into MAVNLKNNETGVFALGGLGEIGKNMYGVQFQDEIILLDCGVMFPEDDLLGIDYVIPDFSYIMQNQSKVKALIISHGHEDHIGGIPFLLQQINVPIYAGKLAASLIRNKLQERGLLRQAEIHEIDEDAVIRFRKTTVSFYLTTHSIPEAYGVVVKTPPGNIVFTGDYKFDFTPVGKPADLHRMAKIGEEGVLVLLGDSTNSEIPTFTKSEQVVGQSIKNIIQKVEGRVIFATFASNVSRLQQVVETAQETGRKIAVFGRSMESAIKTGRELGYIKDDDELFVEQRDLNRVPAEQLIILCTGSQGEPMAALSRIANGTHRQIQVQPNDTVIFSSSPIPGNTMSVNRVINQLCEVGAHVIHGKVNNIHTSGHGGQQEQLLMMRLMKPKYFMPVHGEFRMQSIQAGLAQQTGIPKENCFVMENGQMLAVTADSARIAGKFTANSIYVDGSGIGDIGHVVIRDRRNLSEDGLVVISATLDYENKQLVSGPDIMSRGFIYMRESSDLIHSLQSSLKSAINRGLNENGNNVSERLIREMIMDTIVPLIYERTERSPMIMPVLLDINKGVRRRKQRTEQD; encoded by the coding sequence ATGGCAGTTAATTTAAAAAATAACGAAACCGGCGTCTTCGCCCTAGGGGGCTTAGGCGAAATCGGGAAGAACATGTATGGTGTACAGTTCCAAGACGAAATCATCTTACTAGATTGTGGGGTTATGTTCCCGGAAGATGATTTGTTAGGGATTGATTACGTAATTCCTGATTTTTCTTACATTATGCAAAACCAGAGTAAGGTCAAAGCCCTGATTATTAGTCACGGTCACGAAGACCACATCGGGGGCATTCCCTTCCTCTTGCAGCAAATCAATGTACCTATCTATGCCGGTAAATTAGCGGCTTCGCTGATTCGCAATAAGTTGCAAGAACGCGGCCTTCTGCGCCAAGCTGAGATTCACGAAATTGATGAAGATGCGGTCATTCGTTTCCGCAAGACAACCGTCAGCTTCTATCTGACAACCCACAGTATTCCTGAAGCCTACGGGGTGGTCGTTAAGACCCCGCCAGGTAACATTGTCTTCACAGGTGACTATAAGTTCGACTTCACTCCAGTAGGTAAGCCAGCAGACTTACATCGCATGGCTAAAATCGGGGAAGAGGGCGTTTTAGTCCTTTTAGGGGATTCTACCAACTCAGAAATTCCAACCTTTACCAAGTCGGAACAAGTGGTGGGACAATCTATTAAAAACATTATTCAGAAGGTAGAAGGCCGGGTTATCTTTGCAACCTTCGCTTCTAACGTTTCGCGTCTCCAACAGGTGGTTGAAACGGCTCAAGAAACAGGACGTAAGATTGCTGTCTTCGGGCGCAGTATGGAATCTGCTATTAAGACAGGGCGGGAACTAGGCTATATCAAAGATGACGATGAACTCTTTGTAGAGCAACGTGACCTCAACCGGGTGCCGGCTGAGCAACTCATCATTCTCTGTACGGGTTCGCAAGGGGAACCTATGGCGGCCCTAAGCCGTATCGCCAACGGAACTCACCGTCAGATTCAGGTTCAACCTAACGATACAGTCATCTTCTCAAGTTCACCAATTCCTGGTAATACCATGAGTGTTAACCGCGTCATTAACCAACTCTGCGAAGTTGGGGCCCATGTTATTCATGGTAAGGTTAACAACATCCACACATCTGGTCACGGTGGTCAGCAAGAGCAATTGCTGATGATGCGCCTTATGAAGCCTAAGTACTTCATGCCAGTCCATGGTGAATTCCGTATGCAGAGCATTCAAGCTGGCCTAGCCCAACAAACAGGGATTCCTAAGGAAAACTGCTTTGTTATGGAAAATGGTCAAATGCTAGCGGTAACTGCTGATAGTGCTCGAATTGCGGGTAAGTTTACGGCAAATAGTATCTATGTGGATGGGAGTGGCATTGGCGATATTGGCCATGTCGTAATCCGCGACCGTCGTAACCTATCAGAAGATGGTTTAGTGGTGATTTCTGCCACCTTAGACTATGAGAACAAGCAGTTGGTTAGCGGACCTGACATTATGTCGCGTGGTTTTATCTACATGCGAGAGTCTAGCGACCTAATTCACTCCTTACAGTCTAGTCTCAAGTCAGCCATTAACCGTGGCCTTAACGAAAATGGCAATAACGTGAGCGAACGCCTGATTCGCGAAATGATTATGGACACTATCGTCCCTCTAATTTATGAACGGACCGAACGTTCTCCAATGATTATGCCAGTCTTGTTGGACATCAATAAGGGTGTCCGCCGTCGCAAACAACGAACCGAACAAGACTAA
- a CDS encoding PLP-dependent aminotransferase family protein: MIIHLDPNKKEALYSQLYQAIKDQIHSGHLAAHQKLPSKRQLAKDLGISLNTVINAYDQLSLEGYLETKPRQGYFVADVRFQVQLTSEQASLTTSPSPSWRYDLTKAETDPSLFPYEIFRKLYTQRFDSQSPDLLQPSSVQGLAPLRSSLASYLANERGVPCQPDQLILGPNAQALFQILVQLLPPKRRIGIEDPGYHAQLPFLKEMGWQVQACQLDQLGLSIEEIPLDQLDILSVTPTHQFPTGSVMPLTRRQAILDWARQSPNRWIIEDDYDSQFKYTGRPIPSLAQLDQGNQVIYMGSLSRILSPGLRISYMVLPASLLSLFYEKEKQFAVNLNTISQYAIHDFIQQGHLERHLNRARSFYKRKRDRLINAIEAQDPQAQLIGLDAGLHLLIQPSFAFHSQPFQAQLAQEGIRLKTLADFSIHAQTGFDQQIFLSFSGLPMDEVDKLISDLYQALKQHKKTTKT, translated from the coding sequence ATGATTATTCATCTCGACCCAAACAAGAAAGAAGCGCTCTATAGTCAACTTTACCAAGCCATTAAAGACCAAATCCATTCCGGCCACTTAGCTGCCCATCAAAAGCTCCCAAGCAAACGCCAATTGGCCAAGGATTTAGGCATCAGCCTCAATACCGTCATTAACGCTTATGACCAATTAAGTCTTGAAGGCTACCTAGAAACCAAACCACGCCAAGGTTACTTCGTAGCCGATGTACGTTTCCAAGTCCAACTGACTTCGGAACAAGCTAGTCTAACCACTAGTCCTAGCCCTAGTTGGCGCTATGACTTAACCAAGGCCGAAACCGACCCTAGCCTCTTTCCCTATGAAATTTTCCGCAAACTTTATACCCAGCGCTTTGATTCCCAGTCCCCTGACCTGCTTCAGCCTAGTTCGGTTCAAGGCTTAGCGCCACTTAGAAGCAGTTTGGCAAGCTATCTAGCCAATGAACGTGGTGTTCCATGTCAGCCAGACCAGCTGATACTAGGTCCTAATGCTCAGGCCCTTTTTCAGATTTTAGTTCAGCTCCTTCCTCCTAAGCGTCGGATTGGAATTGAAGATCCTGGCTACCACGCTCAGCTGCCATTTTTGAAAGAAATGGGATGGCAGGTCCAAGCCTGCCAGCTTGATCAATTAGGGTTATCTATTGAAGAGATACCACTGGATCAGCTAGATATCCTCAGCGTCACCCCTACCCATCAATTTCCGACCGGATCTGTTATGCCCCTCACTCGCCGCCAAGCCATCTTAGACTGGGCAAGACAAAGTCCTAATCGTTGGATTATCGAAGATGACTACGATAGCCAATTTAAATACACTGGCCGACCTATCCCCTCTCTGGCACAATTAGACCAAGGAAATCAAGTAATCTATATGGGCAGCCTGTCCCGCATTCTCAGTCCTGGCCTCCGCATCAGCTATATGGTATTGCCAGCAAGCCTTCTATCTCTTTTCTATGAGAAGGAAAAGCAATTCGCAGTCAACTTGAATACCATCTCTCAGTATGCTATTCACGATTTTATCCAGCAAGGTCACTTAGAACGCCATCTCAATCGTGCCCGAAGCTTCTACAAACGCAAGCGTGATAGGCTGATTAACGCCATTGAAGCGCAAGATCCCCAAGCCCAACTAATTGGCCTTGATGCAGGTCTCCACCTATTAATTCAACCGAGTTTTGCTTTCCATAGCCAGCCTTTTCAGGCCCAACTGGCTCAAGAGGGCATTCGCCTTAAGACGCTTGCTGACTTCTCTATCCATGCCCAGACTGGCTTCGACCAGCAAATCTTCCTGAGTTTTTCTGGCCTTCCAATGGATGAGGTGGACAAGCTCATTAGCGACCTCTACCAAGCCCTGAAACAGCATAAAAAGACCACCAAAACATAG
- the sufC gene encoding Fe-S cluster assembly ATPase SufC: MPVLEIKDLHVAIEGKEILKGVNLTLKTGEIHAVMGPNGTGKSTLAAAIMGNPAYQVTQGEILLDGEDVLEMEVDERARAGLFLAVQYPSEIPGVTNAEFMRAAINSRRDDDNKMGVREFIKKLDEKMALLDMPEEMAERYLNEGFSGGEKKRNEILQCLMIEPSFAILDEIDSGLDIDALKVVSKGVNAMRGEGFGSLIITHYQRLLNYITPDVVHIMMEGRVVMTGDAELAKRLEAEGYKGISEELGLHYDEKA; this comes from the coding sequence ATGCCAGTATTAGAAATCAAGGATTTGCATGTGGCCATTGAAGGTAAAGAAATCCTTAAAGGGGTTAACTTGACCCTCAAAACAGGAGAAATTCATGCGGTTATGGGACCGAACGGGACTGGGAAGTCCACCCTAGCGGCGGCCATTATGGGTAACCCTGCCTATCAAGTAACCCAAGGTGAGATTCTCTTAGATGGTGAAGATGTCTTGGAGATGGAAGTAGATGAACGTGCCCGTGCTGGTCTTTTCTTGGCGGTGCAATATCCAAGTGAGATTCCAGGCGTTACCAACGCTGAGTTTATGCGCGCAGCTATTAACTCTCGACGGGATGACGACAACAAGATGGGCGTCCGCGAGTTCATCAAGAAATTGGATGAGAAGATGGCTCTCTTAGATATGCCAGAAGAAATGGCGGAACGCTATCTCAACGAAGGCTTTTCAGGTGGGGAGAAGAAACGTAATGAAATCCTACAATGCCTCATGATTGAACCTAGCTTTGCTATTTTGGACGAAATCGACTCTGGCCTCGATATTGATGCCCTTAAGGTAGTATCCAAGGGCGTCAACGCCATGCGGGGTGAAGGTTTTGGTTCCCTGATTATCACTCACTATCAAAGATTACTCAATTATATCACGCCCGATGTGGTCCACATTATGATGGAAGGGCGCGTGGTAATGACAGGCGATGCCGAATTAGCTAAACGCTTGGAGGCGGAAGGTTATAAGGGTATTAGTGAAGAATTAGGTCTTCACTATGACGAGAAAGCCTAG